Proteins co-encoded in one Halococcoides cellulosivorans genomic window:
- a CDS encoding L-lactate dehydrogenase produces the protein MTEVKGKVAIIGAGAVGSTTAFALMNSGVVNEIVLVDIDHEKAEGEAMDLRHGATFVKPTTVRAGTYDDVNDADVVIITAGVSQKPGETRLELLERNTAVFKDMVPRITDGLDDDAILLVVTNPVDVLSYVTWKVSGLPSERVIGSGTVLDTARFRHVLAENCGVAEKNIHAYVVGEHGDSEVPVWSAVHLAGTQFDDFCVRCSKECDLGQKDAIDERVRGAAYEIIDKKGATYYAVSLATQQIVESIIRNENSIMTVSTLMNGHYGVDDVYLSLPAIVNRGGIRQTIELDMDDDEREAFRDSAKILKDQIAQLDI, from the coding sequence ATGACCGAAGTCAAAGGCAAAGTCGCGATCATCGGGGCGGGCGCGGTCGGATCGACGACCGCGTTCGCGCTGATGAACAGCGGCGTCGTCAACGAGATCGTCCTCGTCGATATCGATCACGAAAAGGCCGAGGGCGAGGCGATGGACCTGCGCCACGGTGCGACGTTCGTCAAGCCCACCACCGTCCGGGCCGGGACCTACGACGACGTCAACGACGCCGACGTGGTGATCATCACCGCGGGCGTGAGCCAGAAACCCGGTGAGACCCGTCTCGAACTCCTCGAACGGAACACCGCGGTGTTCAAAGACATGGTCCCACGGATCACCGATGGGCTCGACGACGACGCGATCTTGCTCGTCGTCACGAACCCCGTCGACGTGCTCAGTTACGTCACCTGGAAGGTCTCTGGGTTGCCCAGCGAGCGCGTCATCGGGTCGGGGACCGTCCTCGACACCGCACGCTTCCGGCACGTCCTCGCGGAGAACTGTGGGGTTGCCGAGAAGAACATCCACGCGTACGTCGTCGGTGAGCACGGCGACAGCGAGGTACCGGTCTGGAGTGCGGTCCACCTCGCGGGGACCCAGTTCGACGATTTCTGTGTGCGGTGTTCCAAAGAGTGTGATCTCGGCCAGAAAGACGCGATCGACGAGCGCGTGCGGGGGGCGGCCTACGAGATCATCGACAAGAAGGGCGCGACCTACTACGCGGTGAGTCTCGCGACTCAGCAGATCGTCGAGTCGATCATCCGCAACGAGAACTCGATCATGACGGTCTCGACGCTGATGAACGGCCACTACGGTGTCGATGACGTCTATCTGAGCCTGCCCGCGATCGTCAACCGCGGCGGGATCCGCCAGACGATCGAACTCGACATGGACGACGACGAGCGCGAGGCGTTCCGCGACTCCGCGAAGATCCTCAAAGACCAGATCGCCCAACTCGACATCTAG
- a CDS encoding ABC transporter permease has protein sequence MPTDDESSGLDWGYEEGSVEMTLGDRLRERYRDHIYEPGVVALDDWRFVVGGLIVLVYFVVGIVGPFLVSDPVGSQYANPTFFSPIKWVSVLTIGGLDIAYPTFRDLAMPLGTNTYGQSIFGLIIHATPKMLVMLLTGGVFATIMATLLGTVSGYKGGAWDSAITMFNDVAMTIPGLPLVIVIGLAARPYLETLRDLPEPLNLLSPAVIGMIIMINYWGGLSRAIRSQVLTLRDAEYAEASRTMGVGAPSIILKDVLPNLMPYILVNFVNAARFVIFSAVGLYYLGVLPANQANWGMMINNAQNQGALIGGLGQWYRVLPPVMAVLGIALGLILFSQGMDRLFNPRVRTKLASFDESDDDDSVEDVMNE, from the coding sequence ATGCCTACTGACGACGAATCGAGCGGCCTCGACTGGGGCTACGAAGAGGGATCGGTGGAAATGACCCTGGGGGACCGCCTCAGAGAACGGTATCGCGATCACATCTACGAGCCTGGCGTGGTGGCCCTCGACGACTGGCGATTCGTCGTCGGAGGCCTCATCGTCCTGGTGTACTTCGTGGTCGGAATCGTCGGGCCGTTCTTGGTCTCGGATCCGGTGGGCAGTCAGTACGCCAATCCCACCTTTTTCAGCCCGATCAAGTGGGTATCGGTGCTCACGATCGGTGGGCTCGACATCGCCTACCCGACGTTTCGTGACCTCGCGATGCCGCTGGGGACGAACACGTACGGCCAGTCGATCTTCGGGCTGATCATCCACGCGACGCCGAAGATGCTGGTCATGCTGCTCACCGGTGGTGTCTTCGCGACGATCATGGCGACCCTTCTCGGGACGGTCTCGGGGTACAAGGGTGGGGCCTGGGACTCCGCGATCACGATGTTCAACGACGTCGCGATGACGATCCCCGGCCTGCCGCTGGTGATCGTCATCGGGCTGGCCGCCAGACCCTACCTCGAAACCCTTCGTGACCTGCCCGAACCGCTCAATCTGCTCTCGCCGGCCGTGATCGGCATGATCATCATGATCAACTACTGGGGCGGGCTCTCGCGTGCGATCCGCTCACAGGTCCTGACGCTCCGTGACGCCGAGTACGCCGAGGCCTCCCGGACGATGGGCGTCGGCGCACCGAGCATCATCCTGAAGGACGTGCTGCCGAATCTGATGCCGTACATTCTGGTGAACTTCGTCAACGCGGCGCGGTTCGTGATCTTCTCGGCAGTCGGGCTCTACTACCTGGGTGTCCTCCCCGCCAACCAGGCGAACTGGGGGATGATGATCAACAACGCCCAGAACCAGGGAGCACTCATCGGCGGACTCGGTCAGTGGTACCGGGTCTTGCCGCCGGTGATGGCCGTCCTGGGCATCGCACTGGGGCTCATCCTGTTCTCCCAGGGCATGGACCGACTGTTCAACCCCCGCGTGCGCACGAAACTGGCGTCGTTCGACGAGAGCGATGACGACGACAGCGTCGAGGATGTGATGAACGAATGA
- a CDS encoding ABC transporter ATP-binding protein, translated as MSVDDWETKTPAEVQEVEKVEKPDPIMRLDDVRVTFEMDRGISRVIDDVSFDVGRSEIVGIVGESGAGKSTLVSAMMDSVEEPGVLEGTIEYRPKQGDPVDILEFNKEQLRQWRWEEVAMVFQGAMSSFNPVKRIEDHFVETLKAHGHTVSEGMERARDLIADLYMDPDRVMGAYPHELSGGMRQRTLLALAMVLEPEMLLMDEPTAALDLLMQQSILMLLQDLQEEYDVSMVFITHDLALVASLADRLAVMYAFRMAEVGPKKKMLSNPGHPYTRMLLNSTPDIDAPIDQNRSIEGSAPDPLDMPSGCPYHPRCPLAEQQCVEAKPDQFLLADDHGAACFRWEEAQESMPLNYEKSDADTTRVEDYDYSDITAASGEPLISTNDLEVHFEQNQGLIQTLFGPDPELVRAVDGINLDIHERDVVALVGESGCGKTTFGKTVLGLQKPTGGTIEFRGTDIWEARRGNADIPWEEIRKSLQIIHQDPGSSLNPNRRLKKILSVPLKQTYPSMPSSERLSRIYSLLEHVGLTPPEEYGERYPHQLSGGEKQRVALCRALLMNPDLILADEAISALDVSLRVEMMELMLELQEEFDTSYLFISHDLSNARYLSQEAGGRIAAMYLGEIIEIGPAEAMTQNPAHPYTEVLRWGTPNIDPEKAGVGDMPMRKIDIPDPVNPPSGCRFHTRCPEAREYCKQEKPEPQAIDPEGIHRSSCFRDYGDDHPYWDSAVLEDEEAASDFDSGAGVDAD; from the coding sequence ATGAGTGTCGACGACTGGGAAACCAAGACTCCGGCGGAGGTACAGGAAGTCGAAAAAGTCGAGAAGCCCGACCCGATCATGCGGCTCGACGACGTTCGGGTCACCTTCGAGATGGACCGCGGGATCTCGCGGGTCATCGACGACGTGAGCTTCGACGTCGGTCGCAGCGAGATCGTCGGCATCGTCGGAGAGAGCGGTGCGGGCAAGTCCACGCTGGTCTCGGCGATGATGGACTCGGTCGAAGAGCCCGGCGTCCTCGAAGGCACCATCGAGTACCGACCAAAACAGGGCGACCCGGTGGACATCCTGGAGTTCAACAAAGAACAGCTCCGACAGTGGCGCTGGGAGGAAGTCGCGATGGTCTTCCAGGGGGCGATGAGTTCGTTCAACCCCGTCAAGCGGATCGAAGACCACTTCGTCGAGACGCTGAAGGCCCACGGCCACACCGTCAGCGAAGGGATGGAGCGCGCTCGCGACCTGATCGCGGACCTGTACATGGACCCCGATCGGGTGATGGGTGCCTATCCCCACGAACTCAGCGGCGGCATGCGCCAGCGCACGCTCTTGGCGCTCGCGATGGTGCTCGAACCCGAGATGCTCCTGATGGACGAGCCGACCGCAGCGCTCGACCTCCTGATGCAGCAGTCGATTCTGATGTTGCTCCAGGATCTCCAGGAGGAGTACGACGTCTCGATGGTGTTCATCACCCACGACCTCGCGCTGGTGGCCTCACTGGCCGACCGGCTCGCGGTGATGTACGCCTTCCGGATGGCCGAGGTCGGCCCGAAAAAGAAGATGCTGTCGAATCCGGGGCATCCGTACACCAGGATGTTGCTGAACTCGACACCGGACATCGACGCCCCGATCGACCAGAACCGGTCGATCGAGGGGTCGGCGCCGGACCCACTGGACATGCCGTCGGGCTGTCCGTACCATCCGCGGTGTCCGCTGGCCGAACAGCAGTGTGTCGAGGCCAAGCCCGACCAGTTCCTGCTGGCCGACGACCACGGCGCGGCGTGTTTCCGCTGGGAAGAGGCCCAGGAGTCGATGCCGCTCAACTACGAGAAAAGCGACGCCGACACCACCAGAGTGGAGGACTACGACTACAGCGATATCACCGCCGCGAGCGGTGAGCCGCTGATCTCGACGAACGACCTGGAAGTCCACTTCGAGCAAAACCAGGGCCTGATCCAGACGCTGTTCGGTCCCGATCCGGAGCTCGTCCGGGCCGTCGACGGGATCAACCTCGACATTCACGAGCGCGACGTCGTCGCACTCGTCGGGGAATCGGGCTGTGGGAAGACCACCTTCGGGAAGACCGTGCTGGGCCTCCAGAAGCCGACCGGCGGAACGATCGAGTTCCGCGGGACGGACATCTGGGAAGCCCGACGCGGTAACGCCGACATCCCCTGGGAGGAGATCCGGAAATCCCTCCAGATCATCCACCAGGACCCCGGGAGTTCGCTCAATCCGAATCGGCGGCTGAAGAAGATCCTCTCCGTCCCGCTCAAACAGACCTACCCGTCGATGCCGTCGAGCGAGCGGCTGAGCCGAATCTACTCACTGCTCGAACACGTCGGGCTGACGCCGCCCGAGGAGTACGGCGAACGGTATCCCCACCAGCTCAGCGGCGGCGAGAAACAGCGCGTCGCGCTCTGTCGGGCACTGCTGATGAATCCCGACCTGATCCTGGCAGACGAAGCGATCAGCGCGCTCGACGTCTCCTTGCGCGTCGAGATGATGGAGCTGATGCTCGAACTGCAAGAGGAGTTCGACACGTCCTATCTGTTCATCTCCCACGACCTCTCGAACGCCCGATACCTCTCACAGGAAGCGGGCGGGCGGATCGCGGCGATGTATCTGGGTGAGATCATCGAGATCGGGCCGGCCGAGGCGATGACCCAGAACCCCGCCCATCCGTACACCGAGGTGCTCCGATGGGGGACGCCGAACATCGACCCCGAAAAGGCGGGCGTCGGAGACATGCCGATGCGGAAGATCGACATTCCGGACCCGGTGAACCCCCCGAGTGGCTGTCGGTTCCACACCCGGTGTCCGGAGGCCCGTGAGTACTGCAAGCAAGAGAAACCCGAACCGCAGGCGATCGATCCGGAGGGGATCCACCGGTCGAGTTGCTTCCGGGACTACGGCGACGATCACCCGTACTGGGACAGTGCCGTGCTCGAAGACGAGGAAGCGGCCAGCGACTTCGATTCGGGTGCCGGCGTCGACGCCGACTGA